A stretch of Flexivirga aerilata DNA encodes these proteins:
- a CDS encoding cell division protein SepF, protein MAGKLRATMEYLGLAEADPRYRDDDYAGEWSDEHYDEAGDSGYPVEDTHREPAPVTHLHKSPAPPAEYDQELSAMSRINTIHPRTYNEAKEIGESFRDGVPVIMNLSDMDDTDAKRLVDFAAGLVFGLHGTIERVTSKVFLLSPSGVEVATSGPEAGRPTGRGLFNQS, encoded by the coding sequence ATGGCCGGAAAGCTGCGCGCGACAATGGAATACCTCGGCCTGGCCGAGGCCGACCCGCGTTACCGCGACGACGACTACGCCGGTGAATGGTCCGACGAGCACTACGACGAGGCCGGTGACAGCGGTTACCCGGTCGAGGACACCCACCGCGAGCCCGCTCCCGTCACCCACCTGCACAAGTCGCCGGCTCCGCCGGCCGAGTACGACCAGGAGCTCTCCGCGATGAGCCGCATCAACACCATCCACCCGCGCACCTACAACGAGGCCAAGGAGATCGGCGAGAGCTTCCGCGACGGTGTGCCGGTCATCATGAACCTCTCCGACATGGACGACACCGACGCCAAGCGCCTGGTCGACTTCGCCGCCGGTCTGGTCTTCGGTCTGCACGGCACCATCGAGCGGGTCACCAGCAAGGTGTTCCTGCTCTCGCCGTCGGGCGTCGAGGTCGCGACCAGCGGCCCGGAAGCCGGACGCCCGACCGGTCGCGGCCTGTTCAACCAGAGCTGA
- a CDS encoding YggT family protein, which yields MSAVLSLVSLLLYVFFIMLLGRLVLDWVQVFARDWRPRGVVLVIAEAIYSVTDPPLKALRRVIPPLRLGQVRLDLAFLVLILAVSLLLSVLR from the coding sequence ATGTCAGCCGTTCTGAGCCTCGTCTCACTACTGCTCTATGTGTTCTTCATCATGCTGCTCGGCAGACTGGTGCTCGACTGGGTGCAGGTCTTCGCGCGGGACTGGCGCCCGCGCGGTGTGGTCCTGGTGATCGCGGAGGCGATCTACTCCGTGACGGACCCGCCGTTGAAGGCGCTGCGCCGCGTCATACCACCGCTGCGGCTGGGGCAGGTGCGGCTCGACCTGGCCTTCCTGGTGCTGATCCTGGCTGTCTCTTTGCTGCTCAGTGTCCTAAGGTAA
- a CDS encoding DivIVA domain-containing protein translates to MALTPEDVVKKEFTKPKGFGRSGYDEIQVDDFLDEIVVELRRLNAENEDLTGKLEDCRRSKGQPGRADADVTSPGANTPAAASPAAAVPALTPVSGGDKKGKDDAAEVPDAAAAKAAQADLTAAQGQLKTTRDELTRVRAELDQAKSQLADTKQEQSRAEAQLQDAQKQLKAAQQQLADAKQQQSDSAAKQQAPAALADQPKQGKPAQAESGGTQQLVSPESAAGVIALAQRLHDEHVREGETTRDRLISEATTKRDQLISEATSQRDELLGTAQSRHDELIATGQSRHDELVQSGQTQHDELVRTGTEQSQQMVREAEERKNRILSELNTERDRVTTDIDKLRAFEGDYRTKLRGYIESHLSQLDHTAVDGDGKPKG, encoded by the coding sequence ATGGCGTTGACGCCTGAAGACGTGGTCAAGAAGGAGTTCACCAAGCCCAAGGGTTTTGGTCGTAGCGGTTACGACGAGATCCAGGTGGACGACTTCCTCGACGAGATCGTGGTCGAGCTGCGCCGGCTGAACGCTGAGAACGAGGACCTGACCGGCAAGCTCGAGGACTGCCGCCGCAGCAAGGGCCAGCCGGGTCGCGCCGACGCCGATGTCACCAGCCCCGGCGCGAACACCCCCGCGGCCGCGTCGCCGGCCGCGGCAGTCCCCGCCCTCACGCCGGTCTCCGGTGGCGACAAGAAGGGCAAGGACGACGCCGCCGAGGTGCCGGACGCCGCTGCAGCCAAGGCGGCGCAGGCGGACCTGACGGCCGCGCAGGGCCAGCTGAAGACGACCCGGGATGAGCTGACCCGGGTGCGGGCCGAGCTCGACCAGGCCAAGAGCCAGCTCGCCGACACCAAGCAGGAGCAGTCCCGCGCCGAGGCGCAGCTGCAGGACGCGCAGAAGCAGCTCAAGGCCGCCCAGCAGCAGCTGGCCGACGCCAAGCAGCAGCAGAGCGACTCCGCCGCCAAGCAGCAGGCCCCGGCCGCGCTCGCCGACCAGCCGAAGCAGGGCAAGCCTGCGCAGGCCGAGTCGGGCGGCACGCAGCAGCTGGTGTCGCCGGAGAGTGCTGCCGGCGTCATCGCGCTGGCGCAGCGGCTGCACGACGAGCACGTGCGCGAGGGCGAGACGACCCGCGACCGGCTGATCAGCGAGGCGACCACCAAGCGCGACCAGCTGATCTCCGAGGCCACCTCGCAGCGGGACGAGCTCCTCGGCACCGCGCAGAGCCGCCACGACGAGCTCATCGCCACCGGCCAGAGCCGGCACGACGAGCTGGTGCAGTCGGGTCAGACCCAGCACGACGAGCTGGTCCGCACCGGCACCGAGCAGTCGCAGCAGATGGTGCGCGAGGCCGAGGAGCGCAAGAACCGCATCCTCTCCGAGCTCAACACCGAGCGTGACCGGGTGACGACCGACATCGACAAGCTGCGCGCCTTCGAGGGCGACTACCGCACCAAGCTGCGCGGCTACATCGAGAGCCACCTGTCGCAGCTGGACCACACCGCGGTCGACGGGGACGGCAAGCCGAAGGGCTGA
- a CDS encoding TraR/DksA family transcriptional regulator: MSKATSRPARTSSKTAAAKTAAAKGAAKGAATKATAKKSPAAKSTAKKTAAKKTATKKAAAKKAAVKATPAKKTATKKTAKTAAAKTAAKKASAAKAPANKTSAKKTPAKKSSATKAAATKAPAKKAAAAKAPAKKAAAKAPAKKAPAATASAPAAKTAAKKTTPAKVAATANRLKVRDDESPWTAKELSAVRAELQSDVERLTTELHGFEDDIAGLIKDSGDGAGDDQADAGAKTFEREHEYSLAQNSRDLLEQSVHALERIDDGSYGLCENCGNPIGKLRLQAFPRATLCLTCKTKQETRYR, translated from the coding sequence GTGTCGAAGGCGACGAGCCGCCCGGCGAGGACCTCCTCCAAGACCGCCGCCGCCAAGACCGCGGCCGCCAAAGGCGCCGCCAAGGGCGCCGCCACGAAGGCGACGGCGAAGAAGAGTCCGGCCGCGAAGAGCACGGCCAAGAAAACTGCCGCCAAGAAGACTGCTACCAAGAAGGCGGCTGCCAAGAAGGCGGCGGTGAAGGCTACGCCGGCCAAGAAGACGGCGACGAAGAAGACGGCAAAGACCGCTGCGGCGAAGACGGCCGCGAAGAAGGCTTCCGCCGCGAAGGCTCCAGCCAACAAGACCTCTGCCAAGAAAACTCCTGCCAAGAAGAGCTCTGCCACGAAGGCTGCTGCCACGAAGGCTCCGGCGAAGAAGGCAGCCGCCGCGAAGGCCCCGGCCAAGAAGGCAGCCGCGAAGGCGCCCGCGAAGAAGGCGCCTGCGGCCACGGCTTCGGCACCCGCCGCGAAGACGGCGGCGAAGAAGACCACCCCGGCGAAGGTCGCCGCGACGGCCAACCGGTTGAAGGTGCGCGACGACGAATCGCCTTGGACGGCAAAGGAGCTCAGCGCCGTACGCGCCGAGTTGCAAAGCGATGTGGAGCGCCTCACCACCGAGCTGCACGGCTTCGAGGACGACATCGCCGGCCTGATCAAGGACAGTGGCGACGGGGCCGGTGACGACCAGGCTGACGCCGGTGCCAAGACGTTCGAGCGCGAACACGAGTACTCCCTCGCGCAGAACTCTCGCGACCTGCTGGAACAATCGGTGCATGCCCTGGAACGCATCGACGACGGCAGTTATGGACTCTGCGAGAACTGCGGCAACCCCATCGGCAAGTTGCGGTTGCAGGCCTTCCCGAGGGCGACGCTGTGCCTGACGTGCAAGACCAAGCAGGAAACGAGATACCGCTGA
- the lspA gene encoding signal peptidase II codes for MPDVQDQAGNEIPLSQPDADARRAASRRPSPRLIALLVAVAASGYAADQGTKAWAKSALEPDRSREFIGTLLQLRLTDNPGAAFSIATNATWLLTVIAIAVIAVTIYFARRLRSKPWACALGLLIGGALGNLTDRFFRPPGGGRGHVVDFLELPHWPIFNVADICVVTAACLIALLAFLGIGIDGKRADDTKTSAAEDAS; via the coding sequence GTGCCTGACGTGCAAGACCAAGCAGGAAACGAGATACCGCTGAGCCAGCCCGACGCCGACGCCCGACGCGCGGCGAGCCGGCGTCCGTCCCCCCGGCTGATCGCGCTCCTGGTGGCCGTGGCCGCTTCGGGGTATGCCGCCGACCAGGGCACCAAGGCGTGGGCGAAGTCGGCCCTGGAGCCGGACCGGTCGCGGGAGTTCATCGGCACCCTGCTGCAGCTGCGGCTCACCGACAACCCCGGTGCGGCCTTCTCGATCGCCACCAACGCCACCTGGCTGCTCACGGTCATCGCGATCGCGGTCATCGCGGTGACCATCTACTTCGCGCGGCGGCTGCGCAGCAAGCCGTGGGCGTGCGCCCTCGGGCTGCTGATCGGCGGCGCGCTCGGCAACCTCACCGACCGGTTCTTCCGGCCGCCGGGCGGCGGGCGCGGGCACGTCGTGGACTTCCTGGAGTTGCCGCACTGGCCGATCTTCAACGTGGCCGACATCTGCGTGGTGACCGCCGCCTGCCTGATCGCGTTGCTCGCCTTCCTCGGCATCGGCATCGACGGCAAGCGGGCGGACGACACGAAGACCTCTGCTGCGGAGGATGCTTCGTGA
- a CDS encoding RluA family pseudouridine synthase: MSEVKALGIPEGLEGERVDAAIARLLGFSRTQAADLAKAGAVTLDGKEAGKSDRVSSGQWLEVRMPDRVGPRVPEVKPQHIEGLRIVHDDSEIVVVDKPAGVAAHPSVGWDGPDVVSGLAGAGYRISTSGAAERQGIVQRLDVGTSGLMVVAKSERAYTALKQAFRDRTVDKTYHALVQGLPDPIVGTIDAPIGRHPGHDYKFAVMQSGRPSVTHYELLEAFRSMSLLDIHLETGRTHQIRVHFSALHHPCVGDPLYGADPTLAKKLGLDRQWLHAVELGFEHPGSGEWVTFESPYPADLQRALDIARG; encoded by the coding sequence GTGAGCGAGGTGAAGGCGCTCGGCATACCGGAGGGCCTCGAGGGGGAGCGCGTCGACGCCGCGATCGCGCGGCTGCTCGGTTTCTCCCGCACCCAGGCGGCCGACCTGGCCAAGGCCGGAGCGGTGACGCTCGACGGCAAAGAGGCCGGCAAGTCCGACCGGGTGAGCAGCGGGCAGTGGCTCGAGGTGCGCATGCCGGACCGGGTCGGTCCGCGGGTGCCCGAGGTCAAGCCGCAGCACATCGAGGGCCTGCGCATCGTGCACGACGACAGCGAGATCGTCGTGGTCGACAAGCCGGCCGGGGTCGCGGCGCACCCAAGTGTCGGCTGGGACGGCCCGGACGTGGTGAGCGGCCTGGCCGGTGCGGGCTACCGCATCTCGACGTCGGGCGCCGCCGAGCGGCAGGGCATCGTGCAGCGCCTGGACGTCGGCACGAGCGGGCTGATGGTCGTGGCCAAGAGCGAGCGCGCCTACACCGCGCTCAAGCAGGCGTTCCGCGATCGCACCGTCGACAAGACCTATCACGCTCTCGTGCAAGGGCTTCCGGACCCGATCGTCGGCACCATCGACGCACCGATCGGCCGGCATCCCGGGCACGACTACAAGTTCGCGGTGATGCAGTCCGGGCGGCCGAGCGTGACGCACTACGAGCTGCTGGAAGCGTTCCGGTCGATGAGCCTGCTCGACATACATCTGGAAACCGGGCGCACCCACCAGATCCGGGTGCATTTCTCCGCGCTGCATCACCCGTGCGTCGGTGATCCGCTGTATGGCGCCGACCCGACGCTCGCCAAGAAGCTCGGCCTGGACCGGCAGTGGCTGCACGCGGTCGAGCTCGGCTTCGAGCACCCCGGGTCGGGGGAGTGGGTCACCTTCGAAAGCCCGTATCCGGCCGATCTGCAGCGCGCGCTCGACATCGCGCGCGGCTGA